A region from the Deltaproteobacteria bacterium genome encodes:
- a CDS encoding glutathione S-transferase family protein has translation MLRLYDYLPSGNGYKVRLLLAQRAIPFELVELDITKGETRTPAFLAKNPNGRIPLLEVEPGRFLAESNAILFYLAEGTPFLPDDRWLRAQVLQWMSFEQYSHEPNIATVRFWLHYTELTPERRAAIEQKRPLGYAALGVMEHHLSERPFFVGDRYSIADIALYAYSHVADEGGFDLGRYPAVGRWLGRVRAEPRHVPITHR, from the coding sequence ATGCTGCGACTCTACGACTACCTGCCCTCCGGAAACGGCTACAAGGTGCGTCTGCTTCTCGCGCAGCGGGCGATCCCGTTCGAGCTCGTGGAGCTCGACATCACGAAGGGCGAGACGCGGACGCCGGCGTTCCTCGCCAAGAACCCGAACGGCCGAATCCCGCTGCTCGAGGTCGAGCCCGGACGCTTCCTCGCCGAGTCGAACGCCATCCTCTTCTACCTCGCCGAGGGGACGCCGTTCCTGCCCGACGATCGCTGGCTCCGCGCGCAGGTCCTCCAGTGGATGTCCTTCGAGCAGTACAGCCACGAGCCCAACATCGCCACCGTCCGCTTCTGGCTCCACTACACCGAGCTCACGCCCGAGCGGCGCGCCGCGATCGAGCAGAAGCGGCCGCTCGGCTATGCCGCGCTCGGCGTCATGGAGCACCACCTGTCGGAGCGCCCGTTCTTCGTCGGCGACCGCTACTCGATCGCGGACATCGCTCTCTACGCCTACTCCCACGTCGCCGACGAGGGCGGCTTCGACCTTGGCCGCTATCCGGCGGTCGGACGCTGGCTTGGGCGCGTGCGCGCCGAGCCGCGCCACGTGCCGATCACGCACCGCTGA
- a CDS encoding aminotransferase class I/II-fold pyridoxal phosphate-dependent enzyme: protein MTVRYGIAGATASAIAGSIEAGIRDGRLASGAAVPAVRALAARLRVSPSTVAAAYRTLTGRGLLQADGRRGTRVRHRPPLPTRASATVPAHVRDLANGSPNPALLPSLRAALATIDPQPRSYGERADLPELLRLAAERLAHDGIPADALAVVGGALDGIERALQAHLRPGDRIAIEDPGYPGVIDLVAALGLVPEPVALDDAGMVPDALARALHRRVAACIVTPRAQNPSGAALDAARAGELRRLLKKHPDVLVIEDDHAGPVAGTPASTLCDAERARWVVARSVSKSLGPDLRLAVLSGDAATIARVEGRQLIGAGWVSHVLQRLVASFWADAATSALVARAAAAYTARRAELIAALARHGVAAHGRSGLNVWVPVPEEVPVVRSLLAAGYAVNAGERYRIASGPAIRITITTLDADEVAPLAAAVAASLAPARRTHSP, encoded by the coding sequence GTGACAGTACGATACGGAATCGCCGGCGCCACCGCAAGCGCGATCGCGGGCAGCATCGAGGCGGGCATCCGCGACGGCCGTCTCGCGAGCGGCGCCGCGGTCCCCGCCGTCCGCGCCCTCGCGGCGCGCCTCCGGGTGAGTCCGAGCACCGTCGCCGCCGCGTACCGGACCCTCACCGGCCGCGGCCTCCTCCAAGCGGACGGTCGGCGCGGCACGCGCGTCCGTCATCGCCCTCCGCTCCCGACCCGGGCCAGCGCAACGGTGCCGGCGCACGTCCGCGACCTCGCCAACGGAAGCCCGAATCCCGCGCTGCTGCCCTCGCTCCGCGCCGCGCTCGCGACGATCGACCCGCAGCCGCGGTCGTACGGCGAGCGCGCCGACCTGCCGGAACTCCTCCGCCTGGCGGCCGAGCGACTCGCCCACGACGGCATCCCGGCGGACGCGCTCGCCGTCGTGGGCGGCGCCCTCGACGGCATCGAGCGCGCGCTGCAGGCGCACCTCCGTCCCGGCGACCGCATCGCGATCGAGGATCCCGGATATCCGGGCGTGATCGACCTCGTCGCGGCCCTCGGCCTCGTGCCTGAGCCGGTCGCGCTCGACGACGCCGGCATGGTGCCGGACGCGCTCGCGCGCGCCCTCCACCGCCGGGTCGCCGCCTGCATCGTGACGCCGCGCGCCCAGAACCCGAGCGGCGCAGCGCTCGACGCCGCCCGCGCCGGCGAGCTCCGTCGCCTCCTGAAGAAGCATCCCGACGTGCTCGTCATCGAGGACGACCACGCGGGGCCGGTGGCCGGCACGCCGGCGTCCACCCTCTGCGACGCCGAGCGCGCCCGCTGGGTGGTGGCGCGGTCGGTCTCGAAGTCCCTCGGTCCGGACCTCCGCCTCGCCGTATTGAGCGGCGACGCCGCCACCATCGCCCGGGTCGAAGGGCGCCAGCTCATCGGCGCCGGATGGGTGAGCCACGTGCTGCAACGGTTGGTCGCGAGCTTCTGGGCCGACGCCGCGACCAGCGCGCTCGTCGCCCGGGCGGCCGCCGCCTATACCGCACGCCGCGCCGAGCTGATCGCCGCGCTCGCGCGCCACGGCGTCGCCGCGCACGGACGCTCCGGGCTGAACGTCTGGGTCCCGGTACCGGAGGAGGTCCCCGTCGTGCGGAGCCTCCTCGCTGCCGGCTACGCGGTGAACGCGGGCGAGCGCTACCGGATCGCGAGCGGTCCCGCCATCCGCATCACGATCACCACGCTCGACGCCGACGAGGTGGCGCCGCTCGCCGCTGCGGTCGCGGCGAGCCTCGCCCCGGCGCGCCGGACGCATTCACCGTAA
- a CDS encoding GNAT family N-acetyltransferase, whose amino-acid sequence MSGSHWMIRAARAAELGRIGEIEREAGARFDGIPALVGLSEVVTPGAALAAALTRGQLWVAAAAADDVSVGFACADPLDDALHLVELDVLPAWSRRGIGRALVETVVDAARAVRLGAVTLTTFRDVPWNAPYYATLGFRALAPRELGPELAELVAAEDRRGLPMRLRVAMRREVRAVPTIG is encoded by the coding sequence ATGAGCGGTTCACACTGGATGATCCGCGCCGCGCGGGCGGCGGAGCTCGGGCGCATCGGTGAGATCGAGCGCGAGGCGGGTGCACGCTTCGATGGCATCCCGGCGCTTGTCGGTCTCTCGGAAGTCGTGACGCCCGGCGCCGCGCTCGCCGCCGCGCTCACGCGCGGCCAGCTTTGGGTCGCGGCCGCCGCGGCCGACGACGTCTCTGTCGGATTCGCCTGCGCGGATCCGCTCGACGATGCGCTCCATCTCGTGGAGCTCGACGTGCTGCCCGCGTGGAGTCGGCGCGGGATCGGACGGGCGCTCGTCGAGACGGTGGTCGACGCCGCGCGTGCCGTCCGGCTCGGCGCCGTGACGCTCACGACGTTCCGCGACGTGCCGTGGAACGCACCCTACTACGCGACGCTCGGCTTTCGCGCGCTCGCACCACGCGAGCTCGGACCGGAGCTCGCCGAGCTGGTCGCCGCGGAGGACCGCCGCGGGTTGCCGATGCGGCTGCGGGTCGCGATGCGCCGCGAGGTGCGAGCGGTTCCGACGATCGGCTGA
- a CDS encoding aldehyde dehydrogenase family protein produces the protein MREHLDFYIDGQWVKPAVPKTLDVVSPATEEVIGRISVGGAADVDRAVAAARKAFETFSRTTREERVALLERIMAVYQTRLGELAETISLEMGAPMWLANAAQAPSGLAHLMQTIEVLKGYSFVENKGTTRILHEPVGVCGFITPWNWPVNQIMCKVAPALAAGCTMVLKPSEIAPLNAILVTQVLHEAGVPAGVFNLVNGDGPTVGVALSSHPGIDMMSFTGSTRAGVQVAKNAADTVKRVAQELGGKSANVILEDADLERSVKGGIRSCFMNSGQSCNAPTRMLVPRKRHAEAVAIAKAAAEATIAGDPNAEDTQIGPVVSKAQFDKIQGLIQKGIAEGAELVAGGPGRPDGLARGYFVRPTVFANVRNDMTIAREEIFGPVLSILPYDTEEEAIRIANDTVYGLSGYVASGDPEHALRVASRLRTGNVHLNGAGADFAAPFGGYKQSGNGREWGAYGFEEFLEVKAVMGCAES, from the coding sequence ATGCGCGAACATCTCGACTTCTACATCGACGGCCAGTGGGTGAAACCGGCCGTTCCGAAGACCCTGGACGTCGTGTCGCCGGCCACCGAAGAGGTGATCGGGCGGATCAGCGTCGGCGGCGCCGCCGACGTCGATCGCGCGGTGGCCGCCGCGCGGAAGGCCTTCGAGACCTTCTCGCGCACGACGCGCGAGGAGCGCGTGGCGTTGCTCGAGCGCATCATGGCGGTCTACCAGACCAGGCTCGGCGAGCTCGCCGAGACGATTTCGCTCGAAATGGGCGCGCCGATGTGGCTCGCGAACGCGGCGCAGGCGCCCTCGGGTCTGGCCCACCTGATGCAGACGATCGAGGTTCTCAAGGGCTACAGCTTCGTCGAGAACAAGGGCACGACGCGCATCCTGCACGAGCCGGTCGGCGTCTGCGGCTTCATCACGCCGTGGAACTGGCCGGTGAACCAGATCATGTGCAAGGTCGCGCCCGCCCTGGCCGCCGGCTGCACCATGGTGCTGAAGCCGAGCGAGATCGCGCCGCTGAACGCCATCCTCGTCACGCAGGTGCTGCACGAGGCCGGCGTCCCGGCGGGCGTCTTCAACCTGGTGAACGGCGACGGTCCGACGGTCGGCGTCGCGCTGTCCTCCCACCCGGGCATCGACATGATGTCGTTCACGGGCTCGACCCGCGCCGGCGTCCAGGTCGCGAAGAACGCCGCCGACACCGTGAAGCGCGTCGCGCAGGAGCTCGGCGGCAAGTCGGCCAACGTCATCCTCGAAGACGCCGACCTCGAACGCTCGGTGAAGGGCGGCATCCGAAGCTGCTTCATGAACAGCGGCCAGTCGTGCAACGCCCCGACGCGCATGCTGGTGCCGCGCAAGCGCCACGCCGAGGCGGTCGCGATCGCGAAGGCCGCCGCCGAAGCGACGATCGCGGGCGATCCGAACGCCGAGGACACGCAGATCGGCCCGGTCGTCAGCAAAGCGCAGTTCGACAAGATCCAGGGCCTCATCCAGAAGGGCATCGCGGAGGGCGCCGAGCTCGTCGCGGGTGGTCCCGGCCGTCCCGACGGCCTCGCGCGGGGATACTTCGTGCGACCGACGGTGTTCGCGAACGTGCGGAACGACATGACGATCGCGCGCGAGGAGATCTTCGGGCCGGTGCTGTCGATCCTCCCCTACGACACCGAGGAGGAGGCGATCCGCATCGCCAACGACACCGTGTACGGCCTCTCGGGATACGTGGCGTCGGGAGACCCGGAACACGCGCTCAGGGTCGCATCGCGGCTGCGCACCGGGAACGTCCACCTGAACGGCGCGGGCGCCGACTTCGCCGCGCCCTTCGGCGGCTACAAGCAGAGCGGGAACGGCCGTGAATGGGGCGCGTACGGCTTCGAGGAGTTCCTCGAGGTGAAGGCGGTGATGGGCTGCGCCGAGAGCTGA
- a CDS encoding enoyl-CoA hydratase/isomerase family protein, with protein MARETVLLEIRDGVAIVTWNRPRQRNAFNRQMWCEGRDLLRELLGDSRARAVVVTGAGDAFTAGQDLSEMSAAPGDAEHPFGGFMDVLVDFDKPLLAAVNGVGVGIGLTMLLHCDVVHLAEEARLRAPFVPLGVVPEAAASFMLPLIVGYQRAAEVLYTGDWIDARRALELGLASRVSTRAELLPSLLALAAKMAAGPIGSIRHTKRLLLATRAEQIRAARVREDAGFVERVGTPENMEAIMAFFEKRPPDFSKL; from the coding sequence ATGGCTCGTGAGACCGTGCTTCTCGAGATCCGTGACGGCGTGGCGATCGTCACCTGGAACCGCCCCCGCCAGCGCAACGCCTTCAACCGCCAGATGTGGTGCGAGGGGCGCGATCTGCTGCGCGAGCTGCTCGGCGACTCCCGCGCGCGCGCCGTCGTGGTGACGGGCGCCGGCGACGCCTTCACCGCGGGCCAGGACCTGAGCGAGATGTCGGCCGCGCCCGGCGACGCCGAGCATCCGTTCGGCGGTTTCATGGACGTGCTCGTCGACTTCGACAAGCCGCTGCTCGCGGCGGTCAACGGCGTCGGCGTCGGCATCGGGCTCACGATGCTCCTCCATTGCGACGTGGTGCATCTCGCGGAGGAGGCGCGGCTCCGGGCGCCGTTCGTGCCGCTCGGCGTGGTGCCGGAGGCGGCGGCGAGCTTCATGCTGCCGCTGATCGTCGGGTACCAGCGCGCGGCCGAGGTGCTCTACACGGGCGACTGGATCGACGCCCGGCGCGCGCTCGAGCTCGGGCTCGCGTCGCGCGTCTCCACGCGCGCGGAGCTCCTGCCGTCGCTGCTCGCGCTCGCGGCCAAGATGGCGGCGGGCCCGATCGGCTCGATCCGCCACACCAAACGCCTCCTGCTGGCGACGCGCGCCGAGCAGATCCGCGCGGCGCGGGTCCGCGAGGACGCCGGCTTCGTCGAGCGCGTCGGGACGCCCGAAAACATGGAGGCGATCATGGCGTTCTTCGAGAAGCGGCCGCCGGACTTCTCGAAGCTCTGA
- a CDS encoding urate hydroxylase PuuD, producing the protein MEVMPIVESLFRWIHVVAGVLWIGLLYFFNWVNANVMPKLDGETKKKLVPELMPRALYWFRWGAAFTWVTGIYLLLYLFYHHKLALQDADAGLGILPGLMLVLVLVAPFIYDPLAKGPLKDPQTAFGAGVVLATVLLFVFQWVGGFGFRGYSIHLGATFGTIMAFNVWFRIWPLQRAIITATKNGTAPNPDDVALAGLRSKHNTYLSVPLIFMMIAQHATWASNPITLGVIVLVGWAIVYHIYDRAAKVQGF; encoded by the coding sequence ATGGAAGTGATGCCAATCGTCGAGTCGCTCTTCCGCTGGATCCACGTGGTCGCGGGAGTCCTGTGGATCGGCCTGCTCTATTTCTTCAACTGGGTGAACGCGAACGTGATGCCGAAGCTCGACGGCGAGACCAAGAAGAAGCTGGTCCCCGAGCTGATGCCGCGCGCGCTCTACTGGTTCCGTTGGGGCGCCGCCTTCACGTGGGTGACCGGCATCTACCTGCTGCTGTACCTCTTCTACCATCACAAGCTCGCGCTCCAGGACGCCGACGCCGGCCTCGGCATCCTTCCTGGCCTGATGCTCGTGCTCGTGCTGGTCGCGCCCTTCATCTACGACCCGCTCGCGAAGGGGCCCCTGAAAGACCCGCAGACCGCGTTCGGCGCGGGCGTCGTGCTCGCGACCGTGCTGCTCTTCGTGTTCCAGTGGGTCGGCGGCTTCGGCTTCCGCGGCTATTCGATCCACCTCGGCGCGACTTTCGGCACGATCATGGCCTTCAACGTGTGGTTCCGGATCTGGCCGTTGCAGCGCGCGATCATCACCGCGACCAAGAACGGCACCGCGCCCAATCCCGACGACGTGGCGCTCGCCGGCTTGCGCTCGAAGCACAACACCTACCTGTCGGTGCCGCTCATCTTCATGATGATCGCGCAGCACGCGACGTGGGCGTCCAATCCGATCACGCTCGGCGTGATCGTGCTGGTGGGGTGGGCGATCGTCTACCACATCTACGATCGCGCGGCGAAGGTCCAAGGTTTCTAA
- a CDS encoding VCBS repeat-containing protein, with protein sequence MRSRLVGACFVAMATMVRGPGGAAAQPAAAGWQGYANAWIASHAQRVHGQAPRDVRKSCEGDVDGDGHTDVVVIYTIEGVGGGNDWTQYATLLTSTPRGYGASMPKEVGGKGVRVVEGCTIGASSVELALKTYGPQDASCCPSVPGKARLAFAAGALSEAPAPAARGK encoded by the coding sequence GTGCGATCACGACTCGTGGGGGCGTGCTTCGTGGCCATGGCGACGATGGTGCGCGGTCCGGGCGGCGCGGCGGCGCAGCCGGCGGCGGCGGGCTGGCAGGGCTATGCCAACGCGTGGATCGCGTCGCACGCGCAGCGGGTCCACGGGCAGGCCCCGCGCGACGTCCGCAAGAGCTGCGAGGGCGACGTGGACGGTGACGGACACACGGACGTGGTCGTGATTTACACGATCGAAGGGGTTGGCGGCGGCAACGACTGGACGCAGTACGCTACCCTCCTCACCTCGACGCCCCGGGGCTACGGCGCCTCCATGCCGAAGGAGGTCGGCGGCAAGGGCGTACGCGTCGTCGAGGGCTGTACGATCGGTGCCTCGAGCGTCGAGCTCGCGCTCAAGACCTACGGCCCGCAGGACGCGTCGTGCTGCCCGAGCGTCCCCGGGAAGGCGCGTTTGGCGTTCGCCGCCGGCGCGCTCTCCGAGGCGCCGGCGCCGGCCGCGCGCGGGAAGTGA
- a CDS encoding acyl-CoA dehydrogenase family protein: protein MAVDFTLSPELEAIRARVRDFIQNVVRPGEAKIGNKDTIERSDYVKLLLAMRAEAKAAGLWLPHMPKEWGGMGLGHVELAMVQAEAAKASYGPWVLNCQAPDEGNMHTLLHWATPAQQEKYLRPLCDGHVMSCFAMTEPEVAGSDPTLIQTKAVRAGDDWVVHGHKWFISNARRASFAILIARTEDHPERPQAANTGFIVDLPSPGWTRVREVETMHGATGHSEIRIEDLRVPNENVLGGRGQGHRLGQYRLGPARLAHCMRWISQAETAMEMMVDRATKRFAHGSLLSEKQGIQWMIADSTMELYQCKLMVLHAAYKIDRGLDFVSEVSMAKHFVANALGRIIDRAIQVHGALGYSTDTPLAHMFQHARWARFADGPDEVHQMRIAQRTLAAWREHGSSRKATGDLPL, encoded by the coding sequence ATGGCGGTCGATTTCACGCTGAGCCCCGAGCTCGAAGCCATCCGTGCCCGCGTCCGCGACTTCATCCAGAACGTCGTCCGCCCGGGCGAGGCCAAGATCGGCAACAAGGACACGATCGAGCGCAGCGACTACGTGAAGCTGCTGCTCGCGATGCGCGCCGAGGCCAAAGCCGCCGGCCTCTGGCTTCCCCACATGCCGAAGGAATGGGGCGGCATGGGGCTCGGCCACGTCGAGCTCGCCATGGTGCAGGCCGAGGCGGCGAAGGCCTCCTACGGCCCCTGGGTGCTGAACTGCCAGGCGCCCGACGAGGGCAACATGCACACGCTCCTCCATTGGGCGACCCCGGCGCAGCAGGAGAAGTACCTCCGGCCGCTCTGCGATGGCCACGTGATGAGCTGCTTCGCCATGACGGAGCCCGAGGTCGCGGGCTCCGACCCGACGCTCATCCAGACCAAGGCTGTCCGCGCCGGCGACGACTGGGTCGTGCACGGGCACAAGTGGTTCATCTCGAACGCGCGGCGCGCGAGCTTCGCGATCCTGATCGCGCGCACCGAGGATCACCCGGAGCGGCCGCAGGCCGCCAACACCGGCTTCATCGTCGACCTCCCCTCGCCCGGCTGGACGCGCGTACGCGAGGTCGAGACGATGCACGGCGCGACCGGACACTCCGAGATCCGCATCGAGGATCTGCGCGTGCCGAACGAGAACGTGCTCGGCGGCCGCGGCCAGGGACATCGCCTCGGACAGTATCGGCTCGGGCCCGCACGCCTCGCGCACTGCATGCGCTGGATCTCGCAGGCGGAGACCGCGATGGAAATGATGGTCGACCGCGCGACCAAGCGCTTCGCGCACGGCTCGCTCCTCTCCGAGAAGCAGGGCATCCAGTGGATGATCGCCGACTCCACCATGGAGCTCTACCAGTGCAAGCTCATGGTGCTGCACGCCGCCTACAAGATCGACCGCGGCCTCGACTTCGTCTCCGAGGTGTCGATGGCGAAGCACTTCGTGGCGAACGCGCTCGGCCGCATCATCGACCGCGCGATCCAGGTGCACGGCGCGCTCGGCTACTCGACCGACACTCCGCTCGCGCACATGTTCCAGCACGCGCGCTGGGCGCGCTTCGCCGACGGCCCCGACGAGGTGCACCAGATGCGCATCGCTCAGCGCACGCTCGCGGCCTGGCGGGAGCACGGAAGCAGCCGGAAGGCGACCGGCGACCTGCCGCTGTGA
- a CDS encoding biliverdin-producing heme oxygenase has protein sequence MRPIIDGVMRQLAGATVEPQRILKLHPISRDLAAGLLSRSTYVAWLSQLFFVHRALEWHLGRLRAVVPALGFVVRDHYFHTPAIASDLACFGVGLQRLTPLASTSVLVEMIDGLAVRAPLSLLGIAYVLEDAKNGGRQMAKRARLAYRLPPGQGVQFLDPYGEAQRQRWLDFKIDMEATGFESAEVKVMADAASMMCKGMTHVLDEITAVERVTRRAPAV, from the coding sequence ATGCGTCCGATCATCGACGGGGTCATGCGTCAGCTCGCCGGGGCCACGGTGGAGCCGCAGCGCATCCTGAAGCTGCACCCCATCTCCCGCGACCTCGCGGCCGGCCTGCTCTCGCGCAGCACGTACGTCGCTTGGCTGAGCCAGCTCTTCTTCGTGCACCGCGCCCTCGAATGGCATCTCGGCCGCCTGCGCGCCGTCGTGCCCGCGCTCGGCTTCGTCGTGCGCGACCACTACTTCCACACGCCGGCCATCGCGTCGGATCTCGCGTGCTTCGGCGTCGGGCTGCAGCGGCTCACGCCGCTCGCGTCGACGAGCGTGCTCGTCGAGATGATCGACGGCCTGGCGGTGCGCGCGCCCCTGTCGCTGCTCGGGATCGCCTACGTGCTCGAGGACGCCAAGAACGGCGGCCGCCAGATGGCGAAGCGCGCCCGCCTCGCGTACCGCCTGCCGCCGGGGCAGGGCGTTCAGTTCCTGGATCCGTACGGCGAGGCGCAGCGTCAGCGCTGGCTCGACTTCAAGATCGACATGGAGGCGACCGGCTTCGAGTCGGCGGAGGTGAAGGTGATGGCGGACGCCGCCAGCATGATGTGCAAGGGCATGACCCACGTGTTGGACGAGATCACCGCGGTCGAGCGCGTCACGCGCCGCGCGCCCGCGGTGTAG
- a CDS encoding glucose 1-dehydrogenase, which produces MANTARKVGFITGGGSGIGLGIATALAATGARIALMGRGGEKLARAASALPASAEAFTVAGDVGNEADVERAVAAVVDRFGRLDYGVNAAGTGSVGGVADQPFESWAFVLRTNLDGTMLALKHEAAAMLKLGNGGSIVNVSSIAGVLTHRLMSAYCVSKAGVEMLTRCAADELGEHGIRVNALRPGLVPTDLAAPLASHPLARANYESLMPLGRLGTVEDVAATAAFLLSDAASWITGQVFAVDGGHTLRGGPDVSLTMT; this is translated from the coding sequence ATGGCGAACACGGCACGGAAGGTCGGCTTCATCACGGGCGGCGGCAGCGGCATCGGGCTCGGCATCGCGACCGCGCTCGCGGCGACGGGCGCGCGCATCGCGCTCATGGGCCGCGGCGGCGAGAAGCTCGCGCGTGCCGCGAGCGCCCTTCCCGCCTCCGCCGAAGCCTTCACGGTCGCGGGCGACGTCGGTAACGAGGCCGACGTCGAGCGCGCCGTCGCCGCGGTCGTCGACCGCTTCGGGCGACTCGATTACGGCGTGAACGCCGCCGGCACGGGCAGCGTGGGCGGCGTCGCCGATCAGCCCTTCGAGTCGTGGGCCTTCGTGCTGCGCACGAATCTCGACGGTACGATGCTCGCCCTCAAGCACGAGGCCGCCGCGATGCTGAAGCTCGGCAACGGCGGCAGCATCGTGAACGTGTCGTCGATCGCCGGCGTGCTCACCCACCGGCTGATGAGCGCCTACTGCGTATCGAAGGCGGGCGTCGAGATGCTCACCCGTTGCGCCGCCGACGAGCTCGGCGAGCACGGGATCCGCGTGAACGCGCTCCGCCCCGGCCTCGTGCCGACCGACCTCGCCGCGCCGCTGGCCTCCCATCCACTCGCGCGCGCCAACTACGAGTCGCTGATGCCGCTCGGCCGCCTCGGGACGGTGGAGGATGTGGCCGCGACGGCGGCGTTCCTGCTGAGCGACGCCGCGTCCTGGATCACGGGCCAGGTGTTCGCCGTCGACGGCGGCCACACGTTGCGCGGCGGCCCCGACGTCTCGCTGACGATGACGTGA
- a CDS encoding pyridoxamine 5'-phosphate oxidase family protein, which translates to MSPTPRTTVKRRAQRGVYDHAAILRILDEALVCHVGFVADGQPFVLPTAYARIADDLYLHGSPSSRMLRTGRGGVGLCVTVTLLDGLVLARSAFHHSMNYRSVVLLGTATEVVDPDEKQAALRALVEHVAPGRYASVRPPTDDEITGTLVLRLPIDEGSAKVRSGPPIDDEGDYDWPVWAGVIPLGLRSGAPVPDPRLDPAHAIPRFAVAHGRG; encoded by the coding sequence ATGAGTCCGACCCCCCGCACCACCGTGAAGCGGCGCGCCCAGCGCGGCGTGTACGACCATGCCGCGATCCTCCGCATCCTCGACGAAGCCCTCGTCTGCCACGTGGGCTTCGTCGCCGACGGCCAGCCGTTCGTGCTGCCGACGGCCTACGCGCGCATCGCGGACGACCTCTACCTGCACGGCTCCCCGAGCAGCCGCATGTTGCGGACCGGCCGGGGCGGCGTCGGTCTCTGTGTCACCGTCACGCTGCTCGACGGCCTCGTGCTCGCCCGCTCGGCGTTCCACCATTCGATGAACTATCGTTCGGTCGTGCTGCTCGGTACCGCGACCGAGGTCGTCGACCCCGACGAAAAGCAGGCCGCGCTCCGCGCGCTCGTCGAGCACGTCGCGCCGGGGCGGTACGCGAGCGTGCGTCCGCCGACCGACGACGAGATCACCGGGACGCTCGTGCTCCGATTGCCGATCGACGAGGGCTCCGCGAAGGTCCGGAGCGGCCCGCCGATCGACGACGAGGGCGACTACGACTGGCCGGTCTGGGCCGGCGTGATCCCGCTCGGGCTCCGTTCGGGCGCGCCGGTGCCCGACCCGCGCCTCGATCCCGCGCACGCGATCCCGCGCTTCGCCGTCGCCCACGGGCGCGGCTGA